A region of the Sandaracinaceae bacterium genome:
CGCGGAGCCTAGCCGGGTTGGAGCGCCCCGTCTCGCCGCGGGTTGGGGACGCCAGGTTGACTTGTTGACTTGTCCCCTCCCCCCCAGCCGTAGGAGGCGCGACGCGAGCGCGTCGTCGTCCTGCCACGGCTCACCCGAGGGCTCGGTTGGCGCGTTCGCGGGACGCTCCGGCATCCGCTCTTCGCAGATGTCGCGCTCCTCATCAGGCCCGAACTGCACGTCGGGCCAAGTCCCCGGAGCTCAGTTGGATAGATGGGTTGGATCGTCTTCGCGCGAGCTGGCCGATGAAGGGAGTGGCGTCAGCTCGAGCGCTCCTTCGGCCCGTACGTACACGAGGCACTCGTCGTCGCCGCAGGCGAGCCGCGCGACTCCGTCGGAGCGGAGGTAGCTGCCCGGCTCGAGGGACGAGGGCTGCGAGAGGCGGCCCGCGATGACCACGGCGTGGTAGCGGCCGCGCGACTCCGCGGCGGAGTGGGCGGGGAGCTTCAGCAGCATGCCGCGGGGACGCTCGGCGCCCACCTCGCCCCAGAGCGGCGCGACCTGGACCGGCGCGCTCCAGCCGAGGCTCGAAGCGTCGAGCCACTCGAGCTCGGAGGCGTCCACGTTCACCGGCCGCTCTTCGTCTTCGAACGCCTGGTCGACGGGGCGAACCAGGTAGGGCCCCTCGTCGATCTCGATGTACGCGACGGTCTCTCCGCGGGCAGCCGTGATGTGGGGGCCGCCCCTCGGCTGCGTCCAGTACGAGCCCGCCGGCATCCACATCGGCTCCGCGCTCGCGTCGTCGTTGTGAACGAGACCGCGGATCACCACGCCCCGGTAAGTCACGTTGTGAATGTGCGGCGGCGACTCGAAGCCGTCGACGAAGCGGACGAGGAAGCCCGTCGCCCCTGACCCGGTCCGGTCTCCCCAGAGGGTCGCGGCGCGTGGGCTCGCGTCGCCGCGCGCCGGGTTGAGCGCGCCCCACTCGACGTCGGCGGCCGGAACGACGATGGGCGCCGCGGACGAGACCGCGGCCTGCGAGCCGGCGCACGCCGTCAACAGTGCAGCCAGCGCAGCTCCCGCCTTCATGACGCCACCAACCCCTCGATCACATCCACGAGCGCCGCGCACTTCGCGGCGTCGAGCGCGTCGGGGTGAGGCCTCGCGAAGCGCCCCGCGTCGTTGTCGAAGTAGGCGCCCT
Encoded here:
- a CDS encoding DUF4437 domain-containing protein, producing MKAGAALAALLTACAGSQAAVSSAAPIVVPAADVEWGALNPARGDASPRAATLWGDRTGSGATGFLVRFVDGFESPPHIHNVTYRGVVIRGLVHNDDASAEPMWMPAGSYWTQPRGGPHITAARGETVAYIEIDEGPYLVRPVDQAFEDEERPVNVDASELEWLDASSLGWSAPVQVAPLWGEVGAERPRGMLLKLPAHSAAESRGRYHAVVIAGRLSQPSSLEPGSYLRSDGVARLACGDDECLVYVRAEGALELTPLPSSASSREDDPTHLSN